From one Humulus lupulus chromosome 8, drHumLupu1.1, whole genome shotgun sequence genomic stretch:
- the LOC133795486 gene encoding uncharacterized protein LOC133795486, with translation MENMLIKDKLVTNIDSTTNIDSIANISTDDDFDDVGLNDDSNVDLDDDDDDNDNDNDDDDDDDDDDDDEGERNSIDDGFVEVNLNVPCLENRTFDDSFDDAYICNVPDASSAPHTLEDNHLPLPRVSPSDHCNERSHVGSTPSSNATSIDEDVFCVGQYFVDKKELKMKVHMLAIRRNFEFKVKKSNKKLVVLVCVDPTCKWRIRATKTCATGLFVIRKHCNEHTCSLEMRQNHHRQATCSIIAEYLKARYEGVKKGPNPTQIVNEMNKNLGVKCSYWKAWKARKCAHELIRGSAANSYPKLPSYLYMVQKSNPDGNFQIYPLAFGIVDSENDASWNWFLTCLRDQVPDTTDLVFISDRHKSIIKGVRHVYKNAYHGACMWHLGQNIKTKFSGKGLKKLFEKTAKAYRVSEFTKLFAEISTKKPSLATYLKNASFESWSRCHFHGNRYNIMTTNNSEPLNQVLREAREWPIIPLLEEIITTLSRWFYERRTNANSCPTPLTVDAEDIMRQRYEQSRYMRVTPINLSEFHVKGEPLDGLVNIEEHSCTCREFDIDKIPCIHGIAAAMHRGVDVYSLCSKFYTIEFWRMAYAKSIYPLPPEIEWLLREEVKSQVVIKPVKLIPPGRPKNKRIPSRGEFPKEKSNSAPESSSKKVKGKVSDVDGGKKQRKCSNCGCYGHNKTTCKK, from the exons ATGGAAAATATGCTCATTAAGGATAAACTTGTTACTAATATTGATTCTACTACAAATATTGATTCTATTGCAAACATTTCTACTGATGATGATTTTGATGATGTTGGTTTAAACGATGATAGCAATGTTGATTTAGATGATGACGATGATGACAACGACAACGAcaacgatgatgatgatgatgatgatgatgatgatgatgatgaggggGAAAGAAACAGTATTGATGATGGTTTTGTTGAGGTAAATTTGAATGTCCCATGTCTTGAAAATAGAACTTTTGATGATTCCTTTGACGATGCATACATATGTAATGTTCCTGATGCTAGTTCTGCACCTCACACTCTTGAAGATAACCATTTACCACTTCCTCGTGTATCCCCTAGTGATCATTGTAATGAAAGAAGTCATGTTGGTAGTACACCAAGCTCAAATGCAACAAGTATTGATGAAGATGTTTTTTGTGTTGGTCAATATTTTGTGGATAAgaaagagttgaagatgaaaGTACACATGCTTGCTATACGACGAAACTTTGAATTCAaagtaaaaaaatcaaataagaaaTTAGTGGTTTTGGTTTGTGTTGACCCCACTTGTAAGTGGAGAATTCGTGCGACAAAGACATGTGCAACAGGTTTGTTTGTTATTCGCAAGCATTGTAATGAACACACTTGTTCTTTAGAAATGCGACAAAATCATCATCGTCAAGCAACTTGTTCTATTATTGCAGAGTACTTGAAAGCGAGATATGAAGGTGTGAAAAAAGGTCCAAATCCAACACAAATAGTTAATGAGATGAACAAGAATCTTGGTGTAAAGTGTAGTTATTGGAAGGCATGGAAGGCAAGAAAGTGCGCACATGAACTTATAAGGGGTTCAGCGGCAAACAGTTATCCAAAACTCCCCTCTTACTTGtacatggtccaaaagtctaATCCTG ATGGAAATTTTCAAATTTATCCTCTTGCTTTTGGTATTGTTGATTCTGAGAATGATGCATCTTGGAATTGGTTTTTGACATGCTTACGAGATCAAGTGCCTGATACTACTGATTTAGTGTTTATATCTGATAGACACAAAAGCATTATAAAGGGAGTTCGACATGTATATAAAAATGCTTACCATGGAGCTTGTATGTGGCATCTTGGACAAAATATAAAGACAAAATTTAGTGGTAAAGGTTTGAAAAAGTTGTTTGAGAAGACGGCAAAAGCGTACAGAGTTTCAGAGTTCACAAAGTTATTTGCTGAGATTTCTACAAAAAAACCAAGTCTGGCAACATACCTGAAGAATGCATCTTTTGAAAGCTGGTCCAGATGTCATTTCCATGGTAATCGATACAACATCATGACCACCAACAATTCTGAGCCATTGAACCAAGTTCTTAGAGAAGCTCGAGAATGGCCCATCATTCCTTTATTGGAGGAAATTATCACTACACTCTCCAGATGGTTCTATGAGAGAAGGACAAATGCAAATTCTTGTCCAACACCACTTACAGTTGACGCAGAAGATATAATGAGACAAAGATACGAACAATCAAGGTACATGAGAGTTACACCCATTAATCTAAGTGAGTTCCATGTTAAAGGTGAGCCACTAGACGGTCTAGTTAATATTGAGGAACATTCTTGTACATGTCGAGAGTTTGACATTGATAAGATTCCATGTATTCATGGCATCGCTGCAGCAATGCATCGTGGAGTAGATGTTTATAGTCTATGCTCAAAATTCTACACGATTGAATTTTGGAGGATGGCTTATGCAAAATCTATTTACCCTTTACCACCTGAAATAGAATGGCTTCTTCGAGAAGAGGTTAAGTCTCAAGTCGTTATCAAACCAGTTAAGTTAATTCCCCCAGGGAGACCAAAGAATAAACGAATTCCTTCGAGAGGAGAGTTTCCAAAGGAGAAGAGTAATTCTGCACCTGAATCGTCATCAAAGAAAGTAAAGGGTAAGGTTTCTGATGTTGATGGGGGAAAAAAGCAACGGAAGTGTTCCAATTGTGGATGTTATGGGCACAACAAAACCACATGCAAGAAGtga